One genomic region from Desulfobulbaceae bacterium encodes:
- a CDS encoding acyltransferase, whose translation MINFDNVVIERKQDKASPCYLNIRDKLRSWWLLRNPQISHGRNITLKERVEVSICHTGSLTIGDNCFFHARCWLLLTMPHPIVEIGKWVFVGRETIIASKNKIFIGDYTVIAPRCYIIDTEHGFAPDQVILNQQSVLKEVSIGRDCYLGTGTTVLGGVNISDGAIIGAGSVVTKDIPSYQVWAGNPARFVRNR comes from the coding sequence ATGATTAACTTTGACAATGTTGTTATAGAAAGAAAACAAGACAAAGCAAGTCCCTGTTATCTCAACATTAGAGACAAGCTGCGCTCCTGGTGGTTATTAAGAAATCCACAGATCTCTCATGGACGAAATATCACCCTCAAAGAAAGAGTTGAGGTCTCTATCTGCCACACTGGCTCGCTGACCATTGGTGACAATTGCTTTTTTCATGCCCGATGCTGGCTTTTACTCACCATGCCCCACCCTATCGTAGAAATAGGAAAATGGGTTTTTGTCGGCAGAGAGACGATCATTGCCTCTAAGAACAAAATATTTATCGGCGACTATACAGTGATCGCTCCTCGTTGCTACATAATAGACACGGAACACGGCTTTGCCCCGGACCAAGTCATCCTGAACCAGCAATCCGTGCTCAAAGAAGTCTCCATCGGCAGAGACTGCTATCTCGGAACGGGAACGACTGTTTTAGGAGGAGTTAACATAAGCGACGGAGCTATTATCGGTGCTGGCTCAGTCGTAACCAAGGACATACCCTCTTATCAGGTCTGGGCTGGCAACCCTGCCCGTTTTGTCAGAAATCGATAG
- a CDS encoding B12-binding domain-containing radical SAM protein, whose product MKILFINLSIRPDAKRRLLPVGLAYVMTAVKKAGFEFDLIDMDVDLLSFEDLEAMLERKTYDVYAFGCIVTGFKFARQLSSTIKRINPQATIVAGNSVATSIPELLLMNTMVDIAVLGEGDVTMVELLKALDKNNHVGAIAGIAYKDNNKVVFSEKREVEPKLDSFGFPDWNIFNLEKYNSYSMVNSNAFFSQSVAPYPLNTGRGCPYSCTFCYHAFKGKAYRRYSECSIVNEIKRLHEEFKATYIMFWDELTFPNTKAVRALVDQMADLDFKFGWDAPCRAGLFNKADVSLIKEMKALGCENIAFSLENGSPEILKAMNKKITVEQFKEQSKALWAGGVPPRTSVVLGYPQETPETIQMTMDVCDECNIFPSVGFLLPLPGTPIYQWARDKGHIPDEVAYLEQLGDRQDFHINLTSMSDEIFVETATEKLGKLADKLGLELDSIFKTVQYQKPKREILAA is encoded by the coding sequence ATGAAGATACTGTTTATTAATCTTTCAATACGCCCTGATGCCAAGAGAAGATTGCTGCCGGTTGGACTTGCCTATGTAATGACTGCCGTCAAAAAGGCTGGGTTTGAATTCGATTTAATTGATATGGATGTGGACCTTCTCTCTTTTGAAGATCTTGAAGCTATGCTTGAAAGAAAAACCTATGACGTATATGCCTTTGGCTGCATTGTGACAGGTTTTAAATTCGCACGACAACTCTCCTCAACAATCAAGCGGATTAATCCCCAAGCAACCATTGTTGCTGGGAACTCTGTAGCAACATCAATTCCAGAACTCTTACTCATGAACACCATGGTTGATATCGCCGTTCTAGGCGAAGGCGATGTGACCATGGTCGAACTGCTTAAAGCTTTAGACAAAAATAACCATGTTGGAGCGATTGCCGGTATTGCCTATAAAGATAATAACAAGGTTGTTTTTAGCGAAAAACGTGAAGTAGAGCCCAAACTCGATTCATTCGGCTTTCCTGACTGGAATATCTTTAACCTGGAGAAATATAACAGTTACAGCATGGTCAACAGCAACGCTTTCTTCTCCCAATCAGTTGCCCCCTACCCTTTAAATACCGGCAGGGGATGCCCATATTCCTGTACGTTCTGCTATCATGCCTTTAAAGGCAAAGCGTACCGCCGCTATTCAGAATGCTCCATTGTCAATGAGATTAAAAGACTCCATGAAGAATTCAAGGCAACCTACATCATGTTTTGGGATGAACTCACCTTCCCTAACACAAAAGCGGTTCGTGCTTTAGTTGACCAAATGGCCGACCTTGATTTTAAATTTGGCTGGGATGCCCCATGCCGAGCAGGACTTTTCAATAAAGCCGATGTGTCATTAATAAAAGAGATGAAAGCACTAGGGTGTGAAAACATTGCATTTTCACTCGAAAATGGCAGTCCTGAAATATTAAAAGCAATGAACAAGAAAATAACTGTTGAGCAGTTTAAAGAGCAGTCCAAGGCTCTATGGGCAGGTGGCGTCCCTCCACGAACCAGCGTCGTCCTTGGCTATCCTCAAGAAACGCCTGAAACCATCCAGATGACCATGGATGTCTGCGATGAATGCAATATTTTCCCTAGCGTTGGCTTTCTACTTCCTTTACCTGGCACCCCAATTTACCAATGGGCCAGAGACAAGGGGCATATCCCAGACGAAGTTGCTTATCTCGAACAACTCGGAGACAGGCAGGACTTTCATATCAACCTGACATCCATGAGTGATGAGATTTTCGTGGAAACCGCCACTGAAAAACTAGGAAAACTGGCAGACAAACTGGGACTGGAACTTGATTCTATTTTCAAGACGGTACAGTACCAGAAACCCAAGCGAGAAATATTGGCGGCGTGA